The following coding sequences are from one Tolumonas lignilytica window:
- the gppA gene encoding guanosine-5'-triphosphate,3'-diphosphate diphosphatase yields MDQSPLYAAIDLGSNSFHMLMVREVAGAIRTVAKVKRKVRLAAGLDTEHNLSHEAMARGWDCLRLFAEQLQDVPKENVRVVGTATLRLARNVDSFLRIAEQVLGHPIEIITGEDEARTIYQGVSWTSSGEGNRLVIDIGGASTELVIGESDDAKLLNSLHMGCVTWIKRYFPDGLLNEANFNAAIDAAKAVLQGVAQEYITLGWESCVGASGTVQALQEIMIAQGRSERVTLEKLYELKAQTISCGHLDMLVLQGLMPERLSVFPSGLAILIAIFEILLIDNMTLAGGALREGLIYGMIGKRRNCDVRERTADSLITRYQMDRIQAERVRDAALHAFQQVQKEWQLSEQYGRPMLRWAAMLHELGLCIEYKKAPQHAAYIIDNIDMPGFTPAQKQLLSALVFNQRDSFKLDVLEKQNAVSLRQATRLARLLRFAIILCMRRTEGSVPRFTMAATEDQLVLSLPRGWLNEHYLRASELQIEAERQRGMGWATEIRESDI; encoded by the coding sequence GTGGATCAATCACCGTTATATGCTGCCATTGATCTTGGCTCAAATAGCTTTCACATGCTGATGGTGCGGGAAGTGGCGGGTGCCATCCGTACCGTTGCCAAGGTCAAACGTAAAGTGCGTCTGGCTGCCGGACTGGACACTGAACATAACCTGAGCCATGAGGCCATGGCTCGGGGATGGGATTGTCTGCGCTTGTTTGCAGAACAGTTGCAGGATGTGCCCAAAGAGAATGTGCGGGTTGTTGGTACGGCCACGTTGCGTCTGGCTCGTAATGTTGATTCATTTCTGCGAATTGCGGAACAGGTGTTAGGGCATCCCATCGAGATCATTACTGGTGAAGATGAGGCCCGGACTATCTACCAGGGCGTATCCTGGACCTCAAGTGGGGAAGGTAATCGGCTGGTTATCGATATTGGTGGTGCGAGCACCGAGCTGGTGATCGGGGAAAGTGATGATGCCAAGTTGCTGAATAGCCTGCATATGGGCTGTGTAACCTGGATAAAACGCTATTTTCCCGATGGCTTGCTGAATGAAGCCAATTTTAATGCGGCGATTGATGCCGCCAAAGCCGTGTTGCAAGGCGTCGCGCAGGAATATATCACGCTGGGTTGGGAAAGCTGTGTCGGTGCGTCCGGCACGGTGCAGGCGTTGCAGGAAATCATGATTGCCCAGGGACGAAGTGAACGCGTCACCCTGGAAAAGCTGTATGAGCTGAAAGCACAGACAATCTCTTGTGGCCATCTGGATATGCTGGTTCTGCAAGGATTGATGCCGGAACGACTCAGTGTGTTTCCTTCTGGGCTAGCCATTCTGATTGCCATCTTTGAAATCTTGTTGATTGATAATATGACCTTGGCGGGCGGCGCTCTGCGTGAAGGTTTGATTTACGGCATGATCGGCAAGCGACGTAATTGTGATGTGCGTGAGCGTACCGCTGACAGCCTGATCACCCGTTATCAGATGGATCGTATTCAGGCTGAACGCGTGCGCGATGCGGCTTTGCATGCCTTTCAGCAAGTGCAAAAAGAATGGCAATTGAGTGAGCAGTACGGACGGCCTATGCTGCGCTGGGCAGCGATGCTGCACGAACTGGGGCTGTGTATCGAATATAAGAAAGCCCCGCAACACGCAGCTTATATCATTGATAATATTGATATGCCCGGATTTACACCGGCACAGAAACAGTTGCTGTCAGCACTGGTTTTTAATCAGCGGGATAGTTTTAAACTGGATGTACTGGAAAAGCAAAATGCGGTTTCTTTACGTCAGGCGACCCGGCTTGCACGTTTGTTGCGTTTTGCCATTATCTTATGCATGCGCCGTACGGAAGGTTCAGTCCCCCGTTTCACTATGGCTGCAACCGAAGATCAGTTGGTGCTTTCTCTGCCCCGAGGCTGGTTGAATGAACACTATCTACGGGCATCTGAATTGCAGATTGAAGCTGAACGTCAGCGAGGCATGGGGTGGGCAACGGAAATCCGTGAATCGGATATCTGA
- the rhlB gene encoding ATP-dependent RNA helicase RhlB encodes MSKTHLTEIKFAELGLQPQVLAGLEAKGFHNCTPIQAETLPLLLAGKNIAGQAQTGTGKTIAFLAGTFNYLLTHPASSERRQNQPRVLIMAPTRELAVQIYNDAVPMAASCGFKMGLGYGGDGYDKQLAVLQEGVDLLIGTTGRIIDYLKQGVIDLGAIQVVVLDEADRMFDLGFIKDIRYLFRRMPPPVQRLNMLFSATLSLRVQELAYEHMNEPQHVQVEPEQMTGQRIKEELFYPSNEDKMLLLLTLMEEDWPEKAIVFSNTKHGCEDVHAWLQADGHRVGLLTGDVPQKKRLKILDDFTSGHLDILVATDVAARGLHIPDVTHVFNYDLPDDAEDYVHRIGRTGRAGRSGHSISFACEDYAFNLPAIEEYIHHAIPVSKYDPSALLEDVVAPKRVVRHRQPVNRNMRDRQSTGRRRPMNKS; translated from the coding sequence ATGAGCAAAACACATCTTACAGAGATCAAATTCGCAGAACTCGGTCTGCAACCACAAGTTCTGGCCGGATTGGAAGCTAAAGGCTTTCATAATTGTACGCCCATTCAGGCGGAAACTTTGCCGCTATTGTTAGCCGGGAAGAATATTGCGGGTCAGGCGCAAACCGGGACAGGGAAAACTATCGCATTTCTTGCTGGGACCTTTAACTATTTGCTGACCCATCCTGCCAGTAGTGAACGTCGCCAGAATCAACCACGCGTGTTGATCATGGCCCCAACCCGTGAATTGGCAGTTCAGATTTATAACGACGCCGTACCGATGGCAGCAAGCTGTGGGTTTAAAATGGGGTTGGGGTATGGTGGTGACGGCTATGATAAACAGCTGGCCGTATTGCAGGAAGGTGTTGATCTGCTGATTGGTACCACTGGCCGTATCATTGATTATCTGAAACAGGGTGTCATTGATCTGGGTGCCATTCAGGTTGTGGTATTGGATGAAGCCGATCGTATGTTCGATCTGGGGTTCATCAAAGATATTCGTTATCTGTTCCGTCGGATGCCGCCACCAGTACAGCGCTTGAATATGCTGTTTTCAGCCACCTTGTCATTGCGTGTGCAGGAGTTGGCCTATGAACACATGAATGAGCCACAGCATGTACAGGTTGAACCGGAACAAATGACCGGGCAACGCATCAAGGAAGAACTGTTTTATCCTTCCAATGAAGACAAGATGCTGTTGTTGCTGACGTTGATGGAAGAGGACTGGCCGGAAAAAGCCATTGTGTTCTCGAATACCAAACATGGCTGTGAAGATGTGCATGCCTGGCTGCAGGCTGACGGTCATCGGGTTGGGTTATTGACAGGTGATGTTCCGCAGAAAAAACGGTTGAAGATCCTGGATGATTTTACATCAGGTCATCTGGATATTCTGGTTGCCACCGATGTTGCAGCTCGCGGATTACATATTCCTGATGTAACGCATGTCTTTAACTATGATTTACCGGATGATGCCGAAGACTATGTGCACCGGATCGGTCGTACCGGACGAGCGGGGCGTAGTGGTCATTCCATCAGTTTTGCCTGTGAAGATTACGCATTTAATCTGCCGGCTATTGAAGAGTATATCCATCACGCAATACCTGTGAGTAAATATGATCCTTCTGCCTTGCTGGAGGATGTCGTTGCACCGAAACGTGTCGTACGCCATCGTCAGCCGGTCAATCGCAACATGCGTGACCGTCAGTCGACGGGCCGACGTCGTCCGATGAATAAATCTTAA
- the trxA gene encoding thioredoxin TrxA: MSDKIVHVTDASFESDVLNASAPVLVDFWAEWCGPCKMIAPILDEVAGEYAGKVTVAKLNIDQNSGTPPKFGIRGIPTLLLFKNGAVAATKVGALSKTQLKEFLDSHL, translated from the coding sequence ATGAGTGACAAAATTGTACACGTGACCGATGCCAGCTTCGAGAGTGACGTACTGAATGCTTCTGCCCCGGTTCTGGTTGATTTCTGGGCTGAATGGTGCGGTCCTTGTAAAATGATCGCCCCTATTCTGGATGAAGTAGCAGGTGAATATGCCGGTAAAGTGACCGTCGCCAAGCTGAACATCGACCAAAATTCGGGTACTCCTCCCAAATTTGGTATCCGTGGCATTCCGACTCTGCTGTTATTCAAAAACGGCGCCGTCGCAGCAACGAAAGTGGGCGCATTATCTAAAACTCAGCTGAAAGAGTTTCTTGATTCACATCTGTAA
- the rho gene encoding transcription termination factor Rho yields the protein MNLTELKNTAVSELVHLGESMGLENLARLHKKDIIFAILKAHAKSGEDIFGDGVLEILQDGFGFLRSADSSYLAGPDDIYVSPSQVRRFNLRTGDTISGKIRPPKEGERYFALLKVDTVNYDRPENARNKILFENLTPLHPTKRLRLERGNGSTEDITARVLDLASPIGKGQRGLIVAPPKAGKTILLQNIAQSITSNHPECELIVLLIDERPEEVTEMQRMVKGEVVASTFDEPATRHVQVAEMVIEKAKRLVEHKKDVVILLDSITRLARAYNTVIPSSGKVLTGGVDANALHRPKRFFGAARNVEEGGSLTIIATALIDTGSKMDEVIYEEFKGTGNMELHLSRKIAEKRVYPAIDITRSGTRREELLTAPDELQKMWILRKIVHPMGEIDAMEFMIDKLSLTKTNDEFFDAMKRQQK from the coding sequence ATGAATCTAACTGAACTAAAGAATACCGCCGTCTCCGAACTGGTACACCTCGGTGAATCCATGGGCCTGGAAAACCTCGCCCGTTTGCATAAAAAAGATATCATTTTTGCCATTCTGAAAGCTCACGCGAAAAGCGGAGAAGATATTTTTGGAGATGGTGTACTGGAAATACTGCAGGATGGTTTTGGTTTCCTGCGTTCAGCGGACAGTTCTTATCTGGCTGGCCCAGATGATATCTATGTATCACCAAGTCAGGTACGCCGTTTCAACTTGCGTACTGGCGATACCATTTCCGGTAAAATCCGCCCGCCGAAAGAAGGCGAACGTTATTTTGCTTTGTTGAAAGTTGATACCGTCAACTATGACCGTCCGGAAAATGCCCGTAACAAGATCCTGTTTGAAAACTTAACACCGCTGCATCCGACCAAACGTCTGCGTTTGGAGCGTGGTAATGGTTCAACAGAAGATATCACAGCACGTGTATTGGATCTGGCCTCCCCTATCGGTAAAGGTCAGCGTGGCTTGATTGTGGCGCCACCGAAAGCCGGTAAAACGATTCTGCTGCAAAACATCGCGCAAAGTATCACCAGCAATCATCCGGAATGTGAACTGATCGTTCTGCTGATCGACGAACGTCCAGAAGAAGTGACCGAAATGCAGCGCATGGTCAAAGGTGAAGTCGTCGCTTCAACCTTCGACGAACCAGCCACCCGCCATGTTCAGGTTGCCGAAATGGTAATCGAAAAAGCTAAACGTCTGGTTGAACACAAGAAAGACGTGGTGATCCTGCTCGATTCTATCACTCGTCTGGCACGTGCTTATAACACCGTGATCCCATCATCAGGCAAAGTACTGACCGGGGGGGTGGATGCCAACGCCCTGCATCGTCCAAAACGTTTCTTCGGTGCAGCCCGTAACGTGGAAGAAGGTGGCTCGTTGACCATCATCGCGACGGCGTTGATTGATACCGGCTCGAAGATGGATGAAGTGATTTACGAGGAATTCAAAGGTACAGGTAACATGGAACTGCATCTGTCTCGTAAGATTGCCGAAAAACGAGTTTACCCGGCGATTGATATTACTCGTTCTGGTACACGTCGCGAAGAATTGCTGACAGCGCCGGATGAACTGCAGAAGATGTGGATCCTGCGGAAGATCGTTCACCCGATGGGTGAAATCGATGCTATGGAATTCATGATCGACAAGTTATCACTGACCAAAACCAATGATGAATTCTTTGATGCGATGAAGCGTCAGCAGAAATAA
- a CDS encoding CYTH and CHAD domain-containing protein, with protein sequence MSNEVELKFLVTDDVFLHLERILASLEIKEKQDFRLENIYFDTADQELRELDCGLRIRTYNGKHEQTIKLAGQVIAGLHQRPEYTLPMSVPWPDLRLFPTEIWPDGVNVGSLQQSLTALFRTDFHRRTWQVSFDDAVVEIAYDIGFIEANGQQEPINEVELELISGPIASLFKIARLLAVKPGWQLGGISKAQRGYRLAGLTAEPDVRRMGFAPMTQDQTACEGLMTALQFALRHWQFHEQLYMQQPSIGALLQLRSAITLIQHTRTLFADVFAELTPVDWDDDLQWLVEQFAWLDEALVLQRMQFEYRQMLKDAPCQHELTSEIQRHEQQLPTIEQTQDLLLSVRYCQTLLKLSAWMVLHEATDPNSPSLTQPIQTLAIMSLDKSWQELLSLSKMGSALDHASYQRLRELLRHNLQVGVCFAALFDIERQQGFRLPWLNMLGRLSDLEHIEWIFDAANCMACPHQDELNLWLQKELKPRLTELDQIRQQGIGMQPYWE encoded by the coding sequence ATGAGTAATGAAGTCGAATTGAAGTTTCTGGTCACTGACGATGTATTTTTGCACCTGGAACGCATTCTGGCTTCTTTGGAGATCAAAGAAAAACAGGATTTTCGACTGGAAAATATCTACTTTGATACAGCCGATCAGGAACTGCGAGAGCTTGATTGTGGCCTGCGTATTCGTACTTACAACGGAAAACATGAACAAACGATCAAATTGGCAGGTCAGGTAATTGCTGGCCTGCATCAACGGCCAGAATATACACTACCCATGAGTGTGCCATGGCCTGATTTACGGCTATTCCCGACAGAAATATGGCCTGATGGTGTCAATGTCGGTAGCTTGCAACAATCTCTCACCGCATTATTCAGAACTGATTTCCATCGCCGAACCTGGCAGGTCTCTTTTGACGATGCCGTCGTAGAAATTGCCTATGACATTGGCTTTATCGAAGCCAACGGGCAACAAGAGCCGATTAACGAAGTTGAACTGGAACTGATTTCCGGGCCAATCGCATCGTTGTTCAAAATAGCCAGACTGTTAGCGGTCAAACCGGGTTGGCAATTAGGCGGAATATCCAAGGCGCAACGTGGCTATCGTCTGGCCGGACTGACAGCAGAACCTGATGTCCGGCGAATGGGCTTTGCCCCTATGACACAGGATCAGACTGCCTGTGAAGGCTTGATGACGGCATTACAGTTTGCCCTGCGGCATTGGCAATTCCATGAGCAACTTTACATGCAACAACCTTCCATTGGGGCATTGTTACAGTTGCGCAGTGCAATCACACTGATTCAGCATACCCGAACCTTGTTTGCTGATGTGTTTGCCGAATTAACGCCGGTTGATTGGGATGACGATTTGCAATGGCTGGTTGAGCAATTTGCCTGGCTGGATGAAGCATTGGTATTACAGCGCATGCAATTTGAATATCGGCAGATGTTGAAAGATGCACCGTGTCAGCATGAGTTGACCAGCGAAATCCAACGGCATGAACAACAGTTGCCGACCATCGAACAGACACAAGACTTATTGTTATCCGTGCGCTACTGTCAGACATTATTAAAACTCTCAGCCTGGATGGTATTGCATGAAGCAACTGACCCGAATAGCCCATCTCTGACACAACCGATTCAGACATTGGCTATCATGTCCTTAGATAAAAGCTGGCAGGAGTTATTGTCGCTCTCAAAAATGGGCAGTGCACTGGATCACGCCAGTTACCAGCGGTTACGGGAGTTGTTGCGACATAATCTGCAAGTCGGCGTCTGCTTTGCTGCATTATTTGATATCGAACGACAACAGGGTTTTCGCTTACCCTGGTTAAATATGCTGGGACGCTTATCTGATCTGGAGCATATTGAATGGATTTTTGATGCGGCAAATTGTATGGCATGTCCGCATCAGGATGAATTGAATCTCTGGTTACAAAAGGAGTTGAAACCACGACTCACTGAACTGGATCAGATCCGTCAACAAGGCATTGGCATGCAACCCTATTGGGAATGA
- a CDS encoding general secretion pathway protein GspB, with the protein MSLLTSASRQAKRVEQTHFFMPEQLSGEQGSKARVLAWLLGLPLCIVLGAATNYGWHKLHNQPVIRRIEVPHPTELPYKLLSQNYEFVTEPLPEPEIAPDPAMTSAQTTPTLNDKATDPDPVVELQTDSRSSLEKRFMQAVNDSRQATTETAATVKTKTPDATPLSMLPPRISQQVPTMKYGAHVYSTISANRVININGHDYHEGDEVVKGVVLLKIEPEVSIFRVGSQSFSLNALTDWKGY; encoded by the coding sequence ATGTCTCTACTAACATCGGCTTCACGCCAGGCAAAACGGGTCGAACAGACCCATTTTTTCATGCCGGAACAGTTATCAGGAGAACAAGGCTCCAAGGCTCGAGTGCTGGCATGGTTGTTGGGGCTGCCGCTTTGCATTGTTCTAGGGGCGGCCACAAACTACGGATGGCACAAACTGCACAATCAGCCGGTCATCCGTCGTATTGAAGTTCCCCACCCGACAGAACTGCCCTATAAACTGTTGTCTCAAAATTATGAGTTTGTCACGGAACCGCTGCCAGAGCCTGAGATCGCACCGGATCCGGCCATGACGTCAGCGCAAACAACACCTACACTTAACGATAAGGCCACAGATCCCGACCCGGTGGTGGAACTGCAAACCGATTCTCGGAGTTCATTGGAAAAACGTTTTATGCAGGCGGTTAACGACTCACGTCAGGCTACGACGGAGACAGCCGCCACGGTGAAAACAAAAACACCGGATGCGACACCACTGAGCATGCTGCCGCCGAGAATCAGCCAGCAAGTACCCACGATGAAATACGGTGCACATGTGTATTCGACTATTTCCGCTAACCGCGTCATCAATATCAATGGTCATGATTATCATGAGGGCGATGAAGTGGTTAAAGGCGTGGTACTACTCAAAATTGAACCTGAAGTCAGTATTTTTCGTGTCGGCTCGCAAAGTTTTAGTTTAAATGCGCTGACAGACTGGAAGGGCTATTGA
- a CDS encoding ExeA family protein, whose translation MYKAFFSLTDTPFSISPNPKYLYMSERHTEALTHLLYGLRDGGGFVLLTGEVGTGKTTVSRCLRQQLPENTDLAFILNPALSTEDLLASICDAFKLTTPQPASLKTLFDTLHQFLIQNHQAGRRTLLVIDEAQHLMPDVLEQLRLLTNLETDEAKLLQIVLIGQPELQQLLRQPLLRQLAQRITARYHLLPLDLNDLDAYVRFRLQVAGCLQPLFTPSAIRTLHRLSGGIPRVVNLICERALLGAYAAGCERINHKLLAQAAYEATGIRDEGSTLSVLSFALAGLIMLVAGWFGWQQWGILPQPPVKKVMVPVALPPDAKLVKRFERAAGDAAYEDQAMQQLYRVWGVETAIDQAHCDSAQRVKLRCLQSQASFDELLQLNYPAVIRLTEEDGKELYAVLLHIADGQADILLGSERWQVSVDWLKKVWGRDYTLLWHLPDSGNTLISKRSGMGDIQWLETVVSQALHQPVRPKVKRFDTQLESKVRQFQQEEGLQADGVAGEQTLLRLVMHSKEAVPRLTGRIPAQQTVNSNDAANDTGGAS comes from the coding sequence ATGTATAAAGCCTTTTTTAGCCTAACGGATACACCGTTTTCTATATCGCCGAATCCTAAATATCTCTATATGAGTGAACGCCATACCGAAGCCCTTACCCATCTTTTATATGGTTTACGCGATGGGGGCGGATTTGTCTTGCTTACTGGCGAAGTTGGGACTGGAAAAACCACCGTGTCCCGCTGTTTGCGCCAGCAATTACCGGAAAACACAGATTTGGCCTTTATTCTGAATCCGGCTTTGTCAACGGAAGACCTGCTAGCTTCCATCTGCGATGCATTCAAACTGACGACACCGCAACCTGCCAGTCTGAAAACGCTGTTTGATACCCTGCATCAGTTTTTAATACAAAATCATCAGGCAGGACGCCGCACATTGCTGGTTATTGATGAAGCCCAGCATCTGATGCCTGATGTCTTAGAACAATTGCGTTTACTGACCAATCTCGAAACCGATGAAGCAAAACTGTTACAGATCGTCTTGATTGGTCAGCCAGAGCTGCAGCAGCTACTGCGTCAGCCGCTGTTACGCCAGTTAGCGCAACGGATCACGGCCCGCTATCACCTGTTACCGCTGGATCTGAATGATCTGGATGCGTATGTCCGTTTTCGTTTGCAGGTTGCCGGTTGTTTGCAACCTTTGTTTACACCGTCTGCCATCCGAACATTACACCGCTTAAGTGGCGGTATCCCCCGCGTGGTTAACCTGATTTGCGAGCGTGCATTATTGGGGGCATATGCGGCTGGCTGTGAACGCATCAACCATAAGTTGCTGGCTCAGGCTGCTTATGAGGCAACCGGGATAAGGGATGAAGGCAGTACGTTGTCGGTGCTGTCATTTGCACTGGCTGGGTTGATCATGCTGGTGGCTGGCTGGTTTGGCTGGCAGCAATGGGGCATCTTGCCACAGCCGCCAGTGAAAAAAGTCATGGTCCCTGTGGCATTACCGCCGGATGCCAAGCTAGTGAAGCGCTTTGAGCGTGCCGCAGGTGACGCCGCCTATGAAGATCAGGCGATGCAGCAGCTCTATCGGGTATGGGGGGTGGAAACGGCAATCGATCAGGCTCATTGTGACAGTGCTCAACGCGTAAAATTGCGGTGTCTGCAGTCACAGGCTTCCTTTGACGAACTGTTGCAGTTGAACTATCCGGCCGTGATCCGACTGACCGAAGAGGACGGTAAGGAACTCTATGCGGTTCTGCTGCACATAGCGGATGGTCAGGCTGATATCCTGCTGGGAAGTGAACGCTGGCAAGTTTCTGTTGATTGGCTGAAAAAGGTGTGGGGGCGGGATTACACCCTGCTTTGGCATTTACCGGATAGTGGCAATACCCTCATATCAAAACGCAGCGGCATGGGGGATATCCAATGGCTGGAAACGGTCGTTAGTCAGGCGTTGCATCAACCCGTGCGCCCGAAAGTAAAACGATTTGATACACAGCTGGAATCAAAAGTGCGTCAGTTCCAGCAAGAGGAAGGGCTACAGGCCGACGGTGTGGCAGGTGAGCAGACATTATTGCGCTTAGTGATGCATAGTAAAGAAGCCGTACCGCGGTTAACGGGTCGTATACCCGCACAACAAACGGTCAACAGCAATGATGCAGCCAATGACACCGGAGGTGCCAGCTAA
- a CDS encoding multifunctional CCA addition/repair protein, which yields MQIYLVGGAVRDSLLGLPVTERDYVVVGSEAQTLLDQGFIPVGRDFPVFLHPQTKEEYALARIERKEGRGYTGFACYAAPDVTLEQDLLRRDLTINAIAQDQAGQLHDPYGGMRDLQDRVLRHISPAFSEDPLRVLRVARFAARFHHLGFYIAPETLELMRKLSRSGELNHLTPERVWKELEKVLSGRNPQIFFEVLHDCEALPILLPEVEALFGVPARPDWHPEVDTGVHVMMALHEASQRSEQLAVRFATLCHDLGKAQTPAHILPSHHGHGDRGLPLIQSLCKRLKVPNECRDLALLVSELHSLVHTALQLRPATLLRLFDRLDVWRKPERLSQLLLCCQADFYGRLGFAEREYPEPEYVQQAYDAAAAVAVRPILEAGYTGEAIRLQLSRRRIFAIREIHCRWNDK from the coding sequence GTGCAAATATATTTGGTAGGCGGCGCCGTACGGGACTCACTATTGGGCTTACCGGTGACCGAGCGGGATTATGTCGTGGTCGGCAGTGAAGCCCAGACGTTATTAGATCAAGGTTTCATTCCTGTCGGACGCGACTTCCCGGTTTTTCTGCATCCCCAGACAAAAGAAGAATACGCCCTCGCTCGCATTGAACGCAAAGAAGGTCGTGGTTATACCGGTTTTGCCTGTTATGCGGCCCCCGATGTGACATTGGAACAAGATCTGTTGCGTCGGGATCTGACTATCAACGCGATCGCCCAAGATCAAGCAGGACAACTGCATGATCCTTATGGCGGTATGCGCGATCTGCAGGATCGCGTATTGCGCCATATCTCCCCGGCGTTCAGCGAAGATCCGTTGCGTGTGTTGCGTGTTGCCCGTTTTGCAGCTCGTTTCCATCATTTAGGTTTTTACATTGCCCCGGAAACGCTGGAGTTGATGCGAAAACTCAGTCGCAGCGGTGAGCTGAATCACCTGACACCGGAACGTGTCTGGAAAGAGTTGGAAAAAGTGCTCTCAGGGCGTAATCCACAGATCTTTTTTGAGGTGCTCCACGATTGCGAAGCTCTGCCAATACTGTTACCGGAAGTGGAAGCCTTGTTCGGGGTTCCCGCGCGTCCGGATTGGCATCCGGAAGTCGATACCGGTGTGCATGTGATGATGGCATTGCATGAAGCCAGTCAGCGCAGTGAACAACTGGCTGTACGTTTTGCCACGCTCTGTCATGACTTGGGTAAAGCACAAACGCCAGCACATATCCTGCCCAGCCATCACGGACATGGGGATCGTGGATTGCCCTTGATTCAGTCATTGTGTAAGCGATTGAAAGTACCTAATGAGTGTCGCGATCTGGCCTTACTGGTGAGTGAATTGCATTCTCTGGTGCACACGGCATTACAGTTGCGTCCGGCCACTCTGTTAAGACTGTTTGATCGACTGGACGTCTGGCGCAAACCGGAACGATTATCCCAACTGCTGCTGTGCTGTCAGGCCGATTTTTATGGCCGTCTCGGATTTGCAGAACGAGAATATCCGGAACCCGAATATGTACAGCAAGCCTATGATGCGGCAGCAGCCGTCGCCGTCAGACCCATTCTGGAAGCCGGTTATACAGGGGAAGCAATACGGCTGCAGTTAAGCCGCCGCCGTATCTTTGCCATTCGAGAAATCCACTGTCGCTGGAATGATAAATAG
- the folK gene encoding 2-amino-4-hydroxy-6-hydroxymethyldihydropteridine diphosphokinase — translation MARIYIGVGSNIERERYLRAGWQALQQVFADCRCSTVYESDAVGFDGAPFYNLVIAAETTVSVAEVAAQLRAIEFAHGRPANARKFSGRTLDLDLLAYGEEVMSAPVELPRSEILLNAFVLRPFAELAPEWRHPLANMTLGELWSEYDASRQPLRAVAFDWV, via the coding sequence ATGGCCCGTATTTATATCGGTGTTGGTTCTAACATCGAACGGGAGCGTTATCTGCGGGCGGGTTGGCAGGCATTGCAACAGGTCTTTGCGGATTGCCGTTGTTCAACGGTATATGAAAGTGATGCGGTCGGGTTTGATGGCGCTCCCTTTTACAATCTGGTGATTGCAGCCGAAACCACGGTGAGTGTCGCTGAAGTAGCGGCACAGCTGCGGGCCATTGAGTTTGCCCATGGGCGACCAGCGAATGCCCGGAAGTTTTCAGGCCGTACCTTGGATCTGGATCTGTTGGCTTATGGCGAAGAAGTGATGAGTGCGCCAGTCGAATTACCGCGCAGTGAAATTCTGCTGAATGCGTTTGTTTTGCGGCCCTTTGCGGAGCTAGCTCCGGAGTGGCGGCACCCCTTGGCTAACATGACCCTTGGGGAACTCTGGTCTGAATATGACGCCAGTCGTCAGCCATTGCGTGCGGTGGCCTTCGACTGGGTGTAG
- the folB gene encoding dihydroneopterin aldolase, which produces MDKVFIDHLEVYCTIGVYEWEKQITQKLVVDLEMDFDTQAAGEQDDMSLALDYAAVSKRVTDMISTRPIGLVEAVAEQTAQLLLSEFPVLRVRVRVTKPGAVVNARGVGVEIVREA; this is translated from the coding sequence ATGGATAAAGTCTTTATCGATCATCTTGAAGTCTACTGTACGATTGGCGTGTATGAGTGGGAAAAGCAGATCACCCAGAAATTGGTGGTGGATCTGGAAATGGATTTTGATACGCAGGCGGCGGGTGAGCAGGATGACATGTCGCTGGCGTTGGATTATGCCGCTGTATCAAAGCGGGTCACGGATATGATCAGCACTCGTCCTATCGGGTTGGTCGAGGCGGTGGCGGAACAGACTGCGCAGTTGTTGCTGAGTGAATTTCCTGTGTTGCGGGTACGGGTGCGGGTGACGAAACCGGGTGCGGTCGTGAATGCCCGTGGTGTCGGGGTTGAGATTGTGCGGGAGGCATAA